Proteins found in one Magnetofaba australis IT-1 genomic segment:
- a CDS encoding antiterminator Q family protein has protein sequence MQAATQSFNQTDNDFLREARQALRRWGRWAARGVPLPRMAGGGMARLQDYGLTPVEHNRFAPCPDAIAESVEKVLVAMQRIFPDEAEILMARYKDGMTDASAAAHLHETRNLPKSKSAFQIHAARAEGVFVGLWMQKP, from the coding sequence ATGCAGGCCGCCACACAATCGTTTAATCAAACAGACAATGACTTCCTGCGCGAGGCGCGACAAGCGCTGCGACGCTGGGGGCGCTGGGCGGCGCGCGGCGTGCCGTTGCCGCGCATGGCCGGGGGCGGCATGGCGCGCCTGCAGGATTATGGTCTGACGCCGGTGGAGCATAATCGTTTTGCGCCGTGTCCAGACGCCATAGCTGAGAGTGTGGAGAAGGTGCTGGTCGCTATGCAGCGGATCTTCCCGGATGAGGCGGAGATCCTCATGGCGCGCTATAAGGACGGCATGACCGACGCCAGTGCGGCGGCGCATCTGCATGAGACGCGAAATTTGCCCAAAAGCAAAAGCGCATTTCAGATTCATGCGGCGCGCGCCGAAGGGGTGTTTGTGGGGCTCTGGATGCAGAAGCCATAA
- a CDS encoding carbonic anhydrase, whose translation MCNMDRVFRNNQEWAQRMSEDYRDVFRTLEQGQTPNYMWIGCSDSRVPANQITGLQQGEIFVHRNVANVVNHSDLNLLSALQFAVEVLKVPNILVVGHFGCGGVKAVLEGNRHGLVDNWLQHVRDVYGFHKQFIDDAIDPKERWRRLCKLNVVHQVTNVARTTIVQDAWERGQKVSVHGLVYGLHDGLLRDLEATHSCLEDLGRAGPHALDLMLRQPQESC comes from the coding sequence ATGTGCAACATGGATCGGGTGTTTCGCAACAATCAGGAGTGGGCGCAACGGATGTCCGAGGATTACCGGGACGTCTTTCGCACGCTGGAGCAGGGACAAACGCCCAACTATATGTGGATTGGCTGTTCCGATAGCCGGGTGCCGGCCAATCAGATTACCGGGCTACAGCAAGGCGAGATCTTCGTCCACCGCAATGTGGCCAATGTGGTTAACCACTCGGATCTGAATCTTCTCAGCGCGTTGCAGTTCGCTGTGGAGGTGCTCAAAGTGCCCAACATCCTGGTGGTGGGACATTTCGGCTGCGGCGGCGTCAAGGCGGTGCTGGAGGGCAATCGCCACGGCTTGGTGGACAACTGGTTACAGCACGTGCGCGATGTGTACGGATTCCACAAACAGTTCATCGACGACGCTATCGATCCTAAGGAGCGCTGGCGGCGGCTGTGCAAACTGAATGTGGTGCACCAGGTCACCAATGTGGCGCGCACCACCATTGTCCAGGACGCCTGGGAACGTGGTCAGAAGGTCTCGGTGCATGGGCTGGTGTATGGCCTGCACGATGGTCTGTTGCGCGATCTGGAGGCCACCCACTCCTGCCTGGAGGATCTCGGCCGCGCCGGGCCTCATGCGTTGGACCTGATGCTGCGTCAGCCGCAGGAGTCATGCTGA
- a CDS encoding Rieske (2Fe-2S) protein: MPYSLDEGHSSESDILCRLDDIENPGGVVIPPSPLTPPGGLVIIRHGAMVRAFENRCPHFGVGLDAETGSLLFDWEAKHLKCRNHYARFAIDDGSCHSIDCDEAPLTPFPIRVERGAIFPA, encoded by the coding sequence ATGCCCTACTCACTGGACGAAGGCCACAGCTCCGAGAGTGACATTCTCTGTCGCTTGGATGACATTGAAAACCCGGGGGGCGTGGTGATTCCCCCTTCACCCCTCACACCGCCAGGCGGTCTGGTGATCATTCGACACGGCGCCATGGTGCGCGCTTTTGAGAACCGTTGCCCCCACTTTGGCGTGGGCTTGGATGCGGAGACCGGCTCCCTACTTTTTGACTGGGAAGCCAAGCACTTGAAGTGTCGCAATCACTACGCGCGCTTTGCCATTGATGATGGCTCCTGCCATAGCATCGACTGCGACGAAGCCCCTCTGACGCCATTCCCCATCCGCGTGGAGCGCGGCGCCATCTTTCCGGCATAA
- a CDS encoding methyl-accepting chemotaxis protein codes for MLALGVIFIAWTGQAKEEEELAFLDEARAITAQVEAARQYMETLQNEKIFNPELLHEAQQMVAKSGAKTPEQIIQAARGSRYYKSIPIVASWTIGNHKAEGAGYQFRVVRENARNPDNEAKGVEREMLEQMKRENAKEIWLIDDDLKAMRYMRPIVLTKGCMACHGAKEDDDNGDGLDTLGLKMEGWKVGEVRGAFQIIADLGPLHARLNKIRLHILGIGAGILLVVALLVIFLVRSFATHPLAQLRQVLLRLSQGELTVQTPKREGNDEIALITQAVNSLANQFLSMIEKVFLHVNSITACVGELSIARDGLSTDSHKNHALAQDIVDEQHQIDQAMSAITSAAQQSSASVGEMNEASERASVNIRGIADNAEVISGNINTMASAAEEITANIAGVNGSLEQVDTSVKEVATSIRDLNLALSGIRDLCQEARSASEEANVEAQGSAKAMQKLHDSARAIGAVADSISGIAQQTNMLALNASIEAAGAGEAGKGFAVVANEVKELAAQTSEATKQIAKTIHEIQSSADAVSQANQGVLTRIEGIFKANDEIADQVREQNDNIGGISGNMDAVSTAAAEVTARAQELNAAAEEVARSALEAANGASDIAHSASEAANEGASLLQRSEEVRAGSQEVLKSVESARQSMTASEARLKEMLENSGLIDGAIHHTSLLISTTAIPAKKLVESAAQLNAGDQPFDVASIKSAHLKWLGKLEDVIRGRTALKPEEVASGRECAFGKWYYSDGEQCFGAMPIYQKVGEVHLQVHELARETVSLVSSKQVDQALENMDRFNTVKDELFDLLDNLYDEACAQKSTLNCMNK; via the coding sequence ATGCTGGCCCTGGGCGTAATCTTCATCGCCTGGACCGGGCAGGCCAAAGAGGAAGAAGAGCTTGCATTCCTGGATGAAGCGCGCGCCATCACCGCCCAGGTGGAGGCGGCGCGTCAATACATGGAGACGCTGCAGAACGAGAAAATCTTCAATCCGGAACTTCTCCACGAAGCCCAGCAAATGGTCGCCAAAAGCGGGGCCAAAACCCCGGAACAGATCATTCAGGCCGCGCGCGGCTCGCGCTACTATAAATCCATTCCCATCGTCGCCAGCTGGACCATCGGCAACCACAAAGCCGAAGGCGCTGGCTATCAGTTCCGCGTGGTGCGCGAAAACGCGCGCAACCCGGACAACGAAGCCAAAGGCGTCGAGCGCGAAATGCTCGAACAGATGAAGCGCGAAAACGCCAAAGAGATCTGGCTCATCGATGATGACCTCAAAGCGATGCGCTACATGCGCCCCATCGTCCTCACCAAAGGCTGCATGGCGTGCCATGGCGCAAAAGAGGATGATGACAATGGAGACGGCCTTGATACGCTGGGTCTGAAAATGGAGGGGTGGAAAGTCGGCGAAGTGCGCGGCGCCTTTCAGATCATTGCCGATTTGGGCCCTCTCCATGCGCGCCTAAACAAAATCCGTCTGCATATCCTCGGCATTGGCGCAGGAATTTTGCTGGTGGTGGCGCTGCTGGTGATCTTCCTGGTGCGCTCCTTCGCCACCCACCCCCTGGCCCAACTGCGCCAGGTGTTGTTGCGCTTGAGCCAAGGCGAATTGACGGTGCAGACGCCCAAGCGCGAGGGCAATGACGAGATCGCGCTGATCACCCAGGCGGTCAACTCATTGGCGAATCAATTCCTGAGCATGATCGAAAAGGTGTTCCTGCATGTGAACTCCATCACCGCCTGTGTGGGCGAGCTCTCCATCGCCCGCGACGGCCTCTCCACCGACTCGCATAAGAACCATGCGCTGGCGCAGGACATCGTCGACGAGCAGCACCAAATCGACCAGGCCATGTCCGCCATCACCTCGGCGGCGCAGCAATCCTCCGCCAGCGTCGGCGAGATGAACGAGGCCAGCGAACGCGCATCAGTCAATATTCGCGGCATCGCCGACAATGCGGAGGTGATCTCCGGCAACATCAACACCATGGCCTCCGCCGCCGAAGAGATCACCGCCAACATTGCGGGCGTCAACGGCAGCCTGGAGCAGGTGGACACCTCGGTGAAGGAGGTCGCCACCTCCATCCGCGATCTGAACCTGGCGTTGAGCGGCATTCGCGATCTGTGTCAGGAGGCGCGTTCAGCTTCGGAAGAGGCCAATGTTGAAGCTCAGGGCTCTGCCAAAGCGATGCAGAAGCTGCACGACTCGGCGCGCGCCATTGGCGCCGTGGCCGACTCCATCAGCGGCATCGCCCAGCAAACCAACATGCTGGCTCTAAACGCCTCCATCGAGGCCGCTGGCGCCGGTGAGGCGGGCAAAGGCTTTGCCGTAGTGGCCAATGAGGTCAAAGAGTTGGCCGCGCAGACCTCCGAAGCCACCAAGCAGATCGCCAAAACCATCCATGAGATTCAATCCAGCGCCGATGCGGTGTCCCAGGCCAATCAAGGGGTGCTCACGCGCATTGAGGGGATCTTCAAAGCCAACGATGAGATCGCCGATCAGGTGCGCGAACAGAACGACAATATCGGCGGCATCTCCGGCAATATGGATGCGGTCTCCACCGCTGCGGCGGAGGTGACGGCGCGCGCCCAGGAGCTCAACGCCGCCGCTGAAGAGGTGGCGCGCTCAGCGCTGGAAGCGGCCAACGGCGCCAGCGACATCGCGCATTCCGCCAGTGAAGCCGCCAACGAAGGCGCCAGCCTGCTGCAACGCAGCGAAGAGGTGCGCGCAGGCTCCCAGGAAGTGCTGAAATCCGTTGAGTCCGCACGACAATCCATGACCGCCTCCGAAGCGCGCCTGAAAGAGATGCTGGAGAACTCCGGCCTGATTGACGGCGCCATTCACCACACCTCCCTACTGATCAGCACCACAGCGATTCCCGCCAAAAAGCTAGTGGAGTCCGCCGCCCAGTTGAATGCGGGGGATCAGCCGTTCGATGTGGCCAGCATTAAGAGCGCCCACTTGAAGTGGCTGGGCAAGTTGGAGGATGTCATTCGCGGGCGCACGGCGCTCAAACCCGAAGAGGTGGCCAGCGGCCGTGAATGCGCCTTCGGCAAGTGGTACTATAGCGATGGAGAGCAGTGCTTCGGGGCCATGCCCATCTACCAGAAAGTGGGCGAGGTCCATCTGCAAGTTCATGAACTTGCCAGGGAAACTGTCTCATTGGTGTCCAGCAAGCAGGTGGATCAGGCGTTGGAGAATATGGATCGCTTCAACACGGTCAAAGATGAACTGTTTGACCTGCTTGATAATCTGTATGACGAAGCCTGCGCCCAAAAAAGCACGCTGAACTGTATGAACAAGTAA
- a CDS encoding transposase, which translates to MERKKRRFTAEQKVGYVRRHLVEKVVLSDLCDEAGIQPSQYYRWQKALFENGEAALADKRGQKARDRQIAELEAKLATKNEVMSELLEAHVALKKSLGVS; encoded by the coding sequence ATGGAACGGAAGAAGCGGAGATTTACGGCTGAGCAGAAGGTAGGCTATGTGCGCCGTCACCTGGTCGAGAAGGTGGTTCTCTCGGATCTGTGTGACGAGGCGGGCATTCAGCCCAGCCAGTACTATCGCTGGCAAAAGGCTTTGTTTGAGAATGGCGAAGCGGCTTTGGCTGACAAACGCGGCCAAAAGGCTCGTGATCGACAGATTGCCGAACTAGAAGCGAAGTTGGCAACCAAAAATGAGGTTATGTCCGAGCTTCTTGAGGCGCATGTTGCGCTAAAAAAAAGTCTTGGGGTGAGCTGA
- a CDS encoding IS3 family transposase, whose protein sequence is MEPDIRDSVVDFVAFWSDKSEIDTSRIINWIGVQRGKFYSWRKRYGMVNDHNGRIPRDFWLWTIGRGKRLSPFSYEHPSEGYRRLTYMMLDAGVVAVSPSSVLRVLRTAGLMRRWSPPPSQKGTGFKQPSEPHKHWHVDISYLNIQGTFYYLCSVLDGCSRFILHWEIRESMKEDEVEVVLLRAQEAYPEAKPRLISDNGPQFVANDFKAFIRESGMTHVRTSPYYPQSNGKLERFHGSLKRECIRPQTPLSLEDAQRVVGKYVEHYNTRRLHSAIDYVTPQDRLEGRHVQILAERDEKLEAARERRRTTHQKQSFQPSQKMAEKANS, encoded by the coding sequence GTGGAGCCGGACATACGGGATTCGGTGGTGGATTTCGTGGCGTTTTGGTCAGACAAGAGCGAAATCGACACGAGCCGGATTATCAACTGGATAGGCGTGCAAAGGGGCAAGTTCTATTCATGGCGCAAGCGCTATGGAATGGTTAACGACCACAATGGCCGTATTCCCCGAGATTTTTGGCTCTGGACGATTGGGAGAGGGAAGCGATTGTCGCCTTTTTCCTATGAACATCCGTCAGAGGGCTATCGGCGCCTGACCTACATGATGCTGGATGCAGGCGTGGTGGCGGTCAGCCCCTCTTCAGTGCTGCGTGTGCTCAGAACTGCCGGGCTGATGCGTCGTTGGAGCCCACCGCCCTCGCAGAAGGGCACAGGGTTCAAACAGCCTTCGGAGCCGCATAAACACTGGCATGTGGACATCTCCTATCTGAATATCCAGGGGACGTTCTACTATCTGTGCAGTGTCCTGGATGGATGTAGCAGGTTTATCCTCCACTGGGAGATTCGTGAGTCGATGAAGGAAGATGAGGTTGAAGTGGTCCTGCTCCGAGCTCAGGAGGCCTATCCGGAAGCTAAGCCGCGGCTGATCTCAGACAATGGGCCGCAGTTCGTTGCCAACGATTTTAAGGCGTTCATCCGGGAATCCGGCATGACGCATGTGAGGACTTCGCCTTACTATCCGCAGAGCAACGGAAAACTGGAGCGTTTTCACGGTAGTTTGAAGCGTGAGTGCATTCGGCCTCAGACGCCATTATCGCTGGAAGATGCCCAACGGGTTGTGGGAAAGTACGTCGAGCATTACAACACCCGGCGGCTCCATAGCGCCATCGACTACGTCACCCCACAGGATCGCCTGGAAGGGCGGCATGTGCAGATCCTGGCCGAACGAGATGAAAAGCTTGAGGCGGCCAGAGAACGGCGTCGGACGACGCACCAAAAGCAGTCTTTTCAGCCATCCCAAAAAATGGCTGAAAAGGCGAACAGCTAA
- a CDS encoding NAD(+)--dinitrogen-reductase ADP-D-ribosyltransferase, whose protein sequence is MDNLDELDLAIPKRARSLFNRCTLPAAALGGLLYQRKPAPLALTGVLELHKTLFQTLELLDNPGQRAKLFMDYMDATFMLKNPEEMGYAPGGKKQRIKADYLRMLRGWLFNPDGREAAVLKGWVASRFGLLPRYHETQLDDYESEAYQNFLAMQSAGLYGTSALESQLDVLYHYCQYELKKRFGDEEEFWPLFRGVNAVDQYEVLAKAKKGRRVVLLNNLSSFSEERERADEFGDYILEAKIPLTKVFFYNHLLPGMLKGEEEVLVIGGLLEVRITTL, encoded by the coding sequence GTGGACAATTTGGACGAGCTGGATCTGGCGATCCCCAAACGCGCGCGCAGTCTGTTTAACCGATGCACCCTGCCCGCCGCCGCTTTGGGGGGGCTCCTCTACCAGCGCAAGCCCGCGCCATTGGCTCTCACCGGCGTGTTGGAGCTGCACAAGACGCTGTTTCAAACCTTGGAGCTGCTGGATAACCCGGGCCAGCGCGCCAAACTGTTCATGGATTACATGGACGCCACCTTCATGCTGAAGAACCCGGAAGAGATGGGGTATGCGCCCGGCGGCAAGAAGCAGCGCATCAAGGCCGACTACCTGCGCATGCTGCGCGGTTGGCTGTTCAATCCCGATGGCAGGGAGGCGGCGGTGCTCAAAGGGTGGGTTGCTTCGCGCTTTGGCTTGTTGCCGCGCTACCATGAAACCCAACTGGATGACTATGAGAGCGAGGCCTACCAGAACTTCCTTGCCATGCAGTCCGCCGGTCTCTATGGCACCAGCGCGCTGGAATCGCAACTGGACGTGCTCTACCACTACTGTCAATACGAGCTGAAAAAGCGCTTTGGCGATGAGGAGGAGTTCTGGCCGCTGTTTCGCGGCGTCAACGCAGTGGATCAGTATGAAGTGCTGGCCAAGGCGAAAAAGGGGCGTCGTGTGGTGTTGCTGAATAACCTCAGCTCCTTCTCAGAGGAGCGTGAGCGCGCTGATGAGTTTGGCGACTACATTCTGGAAGCCAAAATCCCGCTGACCAAGGTGTTCTTCTACAACCATCTGTTACCCGGCATGCTCAAAGGCGAAGAGGAGGTGTTGGTCATCGGCGGCTTGCTGGAGGTGCGCATCACCACGCTTTAA
- the nifH gene encoding nitrogenase iron protein: protein MALRQCAIYGKGGIGKSTTTQNLCAAIAEAGKKIMIVGCDPKADSTRLILHSKAQETIMSLAAEAGSVEDLELDDVLKEGFGGIKCVESGGPEPGVGCAGRGVITAINFLEEEGAYEEDLDFVFYDVLGDVVCGGFAMPIRQNKAQEIYIVVSGEMMAMYAANNIAKGIVKYASSGSVRIAGLICNSRNTDREDELIMALAEKLGTTMIHFVPRDNVVQRAEIRRMTVIEYDPQAKQADEYRQLANKIIANKNLQVPTPITMDELEDLLMEFGIMEEEDESIVGKTAQEEATA, encoded by the coding sequence ATGGCTCTGCGTCAATGCGCTATCTACGGTAAAGGCGGCATCGGTAAATCCACCACCACCCAGAACCTGTGCGCCGCCATCGCCGAAGCAGGCAAAAAAATCATGATCGTCGGCTGCGACCCCAAAGCTGACTCCACCCGTCTGATCCTGCACTCCAAAGCTCAAGAGACCATCATGAGCCTGGCTGCTGAAGCCGGTTCCGTGGAAGACCTGGAGCTGGACGACGTGTTGAAAGAAGGCTTCGGCGGCATCAAGTGCGTCGAGTCCGGCGGTCCTGAGCCCGGCGTCGGCTGCGCTGGCCGCGGCGTGATCACCGCCATCAACTTCCTGGAAGAAGAGGGCGCTTACGAAGAAGACCTCGACTTCGTGTTCTACGACGTGCTGGGCGACGTGGTGTGCGGCGGTTTCGCCATGCCCATCCGTCAGAACAAAGCCCAAGAGATCTACATCGTGGTCTCCGGCGAAATGATGGCCATGTACGCCGCCAACAACATCGCCAAGGGCATCGTGAAGTACGCCTCCTCCGGTTCCGTGCGCATCGCCGGTCTGATCTGCAACAGCCGTAACACCGACCGCGAAGACGAGCTGATCATGGCGCTGGCCGAGAAGCTGGGCACCACCATGATTCACTTCGTGCCCCGCGACAACGTGGTGCAGCGCGCTGAAATCCGCCGCATGACCGTGATCGAGTATGATCCCCAGGCCAAACAAGCCGATGAGTATCGTCAGCTGGCCAACAAGATCATCGCCAACAAGAACCTGCAAGTCCCGACCCCCATCACCATGGACGAGCTGGAAGACCTGTTGATGGAATTCGGCATCATGGAAGAAGAAGACGAGTCCATCGTCGGCAAGACCGCTCAAGAAGAAGCGACTGCCTGA
- the nifD gene encoding nitrogenase molybdenum-iron protein alpha chain, protein MSQALTREEAQSLIDEVLEVYPEKAKKDRAKHLTPNDTGLESAKKCITSNRKSLPGVMTIRGCAYAGSKGVVWGPIKDMIHISHGPVGCGQYSRAGRRNYYVGYTGVNTYGTMNFTSDFQEKDVVFGGDKKLEKMIHEINELFPLVKGVSVQSECPIGLIGDDIEAVARKTSAAIEKPVVPVRCEGFRGVSQSLGHHIANDAVRDWVLDNREGKLPEAGPYDVAIIGDYNIGGDAWSSRILLEEMGLNVKAQWSGDGTLAEMENTPSVKLNLIHCYRSMNYISRHMEAKFGIPWMEYNFFGPTKVAESLRAIAANFDDKIKEGAERVIAKYTPIMEAVIAKYRPRLEGKKVMLYVGGLRPRHVIGAYEDLGMEVVGTGYEFAHNDDYDRTIPEMKDATLIYDDVTGYELEKFVERVKPDLVGSGIKEKYVFQKMGIPFRQMHSWDYSGPYHGYDGFAIFARDMDMTVNNPCWSQMKAPWK, encoded by the coding sequence ATGTCTCAAGCTCTGACGCGTGAAGAAGCGCAAAGCCTGATCGACGAGGTCTTGGAGGTTTACCCCGAGAAGGCCAAGAAAGATCGCGCCAAGCACCTGACCCCCAACGACACCGGTCTGGAGTCAGCCAAGAAGTGCATTACCTCCAACCGTAAGTCCCTGCCTGGCGTGATGACCATCCGTGGTTGCGCCTACGCTGGCTCCAAAGGTGTGGTATGGGGTCCCATCAAGGACATGATCCACATCTCCCACGGTCCGGTGGGTTGCGGTCAGTACTCCCGCGCCGGTCGTCGTAACTACTATGTGGGCTACACCGGGGTTAACACCTACGGCACCATGAACTTCACCTCCGACTTCCAAGAGAAGGACGTGGTGTTCGGCGGCGACAAGAAGCTCGAAAAGATGATCCACGAGATCAACGAGCTGTTCCCGCTGGTCAAAGGCGTTTCCGTGCAGTCCGAGTGCCCCATCGGTCTGATCGGCGACGACATCGAAGCGGTCGCCCGCAAGACCTCCGCCGCCATCGAAAAGCCGGTTGTGCCCGTGCGTTGCGAAGGTTTCCGCGGCGTGTCCCAGTCCCTGGGTCACCACATCGCCAACGACGCCGTGCGCGACTGGGTGCTGGACAACCGTGAAGGCAAGCTGCCCGAAGCCGGCCCCTACGACGTGGCCATCATCGGCGACTACAACATCGGCGGCGACGCCTGGTCCTCGCGCATCCTGCTCGAAGAGATGGGCCTGAACGTCAAAGCGCAGTGGTCCGGCGACGGCACCCTGGCCGAGATGGAGAACACCCCCTCGGTCAAGCTGAACCTGATCCACTGCTACCGCTCCATGAACTACATCTCCCGTCACATGGAAGCCAAGTTCGGCATTCCCTGGATGGAGTACAACTTCTTTGGTCCCACCAAGGTTGCCGAGTCGCTGCGCGCCATTGCCGCCAACTTCGACGACAAGATCAAAGAAGGCGCCGAGCGCGTGATCGCCAAGTACACCCCGATCATGGAAGCGGTCATCGCCAAGTATCGTCCCCGTCTGGAAGGCAAGAAAGTGATGCTGTACGTGGGTGGTCTGCGCCCCCGTCACGTCATCGGCGCCTACGAAGATCTGGGCATGGAAGTGGTGGGCACCGGTTACGAATTCGCCCACAACGACGACTACGATCGCACCATCCCCGAGATGAAAGACGCCACCCTGATCTATGACGACGTCACCGGCTACGAGCTGGAGAAGTTCGTTGAGCGCGTCAAGCCCGACCTGGTCGGCTCCGGCATCAAAGAGAAGTACGTGTTCCAGAAAATGGGCATCCCCTTCCGTCAGATGCACTCCTGGGACTACTCCGGTCCTTACCACGGCTATGACGGCTTCGCCATCTTCGCTCGCGACATGGATATGACTGTGAACAATCCGTGCTGGAGCCAGATGAAGGCGCCTTGGAAGTAA
- the nifK gene encoding nitrogenase molybdenum-iron protein subunit beta, with amino-acid sequence MGNTVEETKPCFPLFRDEEYKEILKNKADKFEEKADMGKLEEMFQWTTTEEYKELNFKREALTVNPAKACQPLGAVLCSLGFQGTLPYVHGSQGCVAYFRTYFNRHFKEPVACVSDSMTEDAAVFGGHKNMDAGLENALALYKPEMIAVSTTCMAEVIGDDLHAFITNAKKRGAIPEEYPVPSAHTPSFVGSHTTGWDNMLEGIVRYFTVDKANNGQIEKGSNGKINLVPGFETYLGSYRTLKRYMQEMGVGYTLLSDPTEVLDTPADGEYRMYSTGTTIDEVKDCGNAIDTLLLQPWGLIKTKKYFTETLEHDCTAVHPPMGLGWTDEFLMKVSELTGKPIPASIELERGRLVDMITDSHSWLHGKTFSIYGDADFVMGMCNFMMELGAEPKHVLVNHANKRFAKQLSKMLKDNPYGQQAEVHIQKDLWHFRSLLFTDRPDFMIGNSYGKFMERDTAHKGPEHEVKLIRIGFPIHDRHHLHRNSILGYDGAMYILTTLVNAVLEDLDSKTKGYGTTDYNFDLVR; translated from the coding sequence ATGGGTAACACCGTCGAAGAGACCAAACCGTGTTTTCCGTTGTTCCGCGATGAGGAATACAAAGAGATCCTCAAGAACAAAGCGGACAAATTCGAAGAAAAAGCCGACATGGGCAAGCTGGAAGAGATGTTCCAGTGGACCACGACGGAAGAGTACAAAGAGCTGAACTTCAAGCGCGAAGCGCTGACCGTCAACCCGGCCAAAGCGTGCCAGCCCCTGGGCGCGGTGCTCTGCTCCCTGGGCTTCCAGGGCACCCTGCCTTACGTGCACGGCTCGCAAGGTTGCGTGGCCTACTTCCGCACCTACTTCAACCGTCACTTCAAAGAGCCGGTGGCCTGTGTTTCCGACTCCATGACGGAAGACGCTGCGGTGTTCGGCGGCCACAAGAACATGGATGCCGGTCTGGAGAACGCTCTGGCCCTGTACAAGCCCGAGATGATCGCCGTTAGCACCACCTGCATGGCGGAAGTGATCGGCGACGACCTGCACGCCTTCATCACCAACGCCAAGAAGCGCGGCGCGATCCCCGAAGAGTACCCGGTTCCTTCGGCTCACACCCCCAGCTTCGTCGGCTCCCACACCACCGGTTGGGACAACATGCTCGAAGGCATCGTCCGCTACTTCACCGTGGACAAGGCCAACAATGGCCAGATCGAAAAGGGCTCCAACGGCAAGATCAATCTGGTCCCCGGTTTCGAGACCTACCTGGGCAGCTACCGCACCCTCAAGCGCTACATGCAAGAGATGGGCGTGGGTTACACCCTGCTGTCTGATCCCACTGAAGTGCTGGACACCCCGGCTGACGGCGAGTACCGCATGTACTCCACCGGCACCACCATCGATGAAGTCAAGGATTGCGGCAACGCCATCGATACTCTGCTGCTGCAACCCTGGGGCTTGATCAAGACCAAGAAGTACTTCACCGAGACCCTCGAGCACGACTGCACTGCGGTGCACCCCCCCATGGGTCTGGGTTGGACTGACGAGTTCCTGATGAAGGTCTCCGAGCTGACCGGCAAGCCCATCCCGGCTTCCATCGAGCTGGAGCGCGGTCGTCTGGTCGACATGATCACCGACTCCCACTCCTGGCTGCACGGCAAGACCTTCAGCATCTACGGCGACGCCGACTTCGTGATGGGCATGTGCAACTTCATGATGGAGTTGGGCGCCGAGCCCAAGCACGTGCTGGTGAACCACGCCAACAAGCGTTTCGCCAAGCAGTTGAGCAAAATGCTCAAGGACAACCCCTACGGTCAGCAAGCCGAAGTGCACATTCAGAAAGACCTGTGGCACTTCCGTTCGCTGCTGTTCACCGATCGCCCCGACTTCATGATCGGCAACAGCTACGGCAAATTCATGGAGCGCGACACTGCGCACAAGGGCCCCGAGCACGAAGTCAAACTGATTCGCATCGGCTTCCCCATCCATGACCGTCACCACCTGCATCGGAATTCGATCCTGGGTTACGACGGCGCCATGTACATCCTCACCACCCTGGTCAACGCGGTGCTCGAGGATCTGGACAGCAAGACCAAGGGCTACGGCACCACCGACTACAACTTCGACCTCGTCCGCTAA
- the nifT gene encoding putative nitrogen fixation protein NifT, producing MPKVMLRVDPEGVMTCYVPKKDLEAKVVSLEFDSDEKWGGRMELDDGEALMIDPMPKPNLPTELRAKRAE from the coding sequence ATGCCCAAAGTGATGCTGCGCGTGGACCCCGAGGGTGTCATGACCTGCTACGTGCCCAAGAAAGACTTGGAAGCGAAGGTGGTCTCCCTGGAGTTCGACAGCGATGAAAAGTGGGGCGGACGTATGGAGTTGGATGATGGGGAGGCGTTGATGATCGACCCCATGCCCAAACCCAATCTTCCGACAGAACTGCGCGCCAAGCGCGCAGAATAA